One region of Oxalobacteraceae bacterium OTU3CAMAD1 genomic DNA includes:
- a CDS encoding 4a-hydroxytetrahydrobiopterin dehydratase, translated as MIATLATSATLLDLLAGHSRPAKQALTADEAAHMATLVPDWSLEDGKLCRTFGFLNYYRTMAFVNALAYLSHAEDHHPEMTVTYKNCTVRYDTHSVNDGRGGLSDNDFICAAKADALFAQLAKASA; from the coding sequence ATGATCGCCACCCTCGCTACCAGCGCCACCCTCCTTGACCTGCTCGCGGGCCACAGCCGGCCCGCCAAGCAAGCGCTGACAGCCGACGAGGCCGCGCACATGGCAACGCTCGTGCCGGACTGGTCGCTGGAAGACGGCAAACTGTGCCGCACCTTCGGCTTTCTCAATTACTATCGCACCATGGCCTTCGTCAATGCGTTGGCCTACCTGAGCCACGCCGAAGACCACCACCCGGAAATGACCGTGACTTATAAAAACTGCACCGTGCGCTACGATACCCATTCGGTCAACGATGGCCGTGGCGGCCTGTCGGACAACGACTTCATCTGCGCGGCCAAGGCCGACGCGCTGTTCGCCCAACTGGCCAAGGCGTCCGCATGA